In a single window of the Bradyrhizobium sp. ORS 285 genome:
- a CDS encoding roadblock/LC7 domain-containing protein: protein MGRLASLLSRAHGPHDDVAAVPVTTADYFILLSRAMENLPDSSPERRAEVYQSARQALVTQLRAMDPPVSRSRIKAEQRALDDAVETLETRAQTAPDPTDDPETNQQPADPEISNLSIAPSEDDTMTQHQFQSRFAPRPAVEEKPMSRLDEINRVLRKLQSDSFGVEACALISEDGLMIASVLAADMEETRVAGMTATLLSLGGRAAMELGRSHLQEVIIRGESGYAVLVSAGRGALLLALTNENSKLGLTFFDMREAVRSLQKVL, encoded by the coding sequence CGCCGACTACTTCATCCTGCTGTCGCGCGCGATGGAGAACCTGCCCGATTCCAGTCCCGAGCGGCGGGCCGAAGTCTATCAGTCCGCACGCCAGGCGCTGGTGACCCAGCTGCGGGCGATGGATCCGCCCGTCTCCCGATCCCGCATCAAGGCCGAGCAGCGCGCGCTGGACGACGCGGTGGAGACGCTCGAAACCCGGGCGCAGACCGCACCGGATCCGACGGACGACCCTGAAACTAATCAGCAGCCAGCCGATCCAGAGATTTCAAATCTTTCAATTGCACCGAGTGAAGACGACACCATGACCCAGCACCAGTTTCAATCCAGGTTTGCCCCCCGCCCCGCCGTCGAGGAGAAGCCGATGTCACGGCTCGATGAAATCAACCGCGTGCTGCGCAAGCTGCAGAGCGACTCCTTTGGCGTCGAGGCCTGCGCCTTGATCTCCGAGGACGGGCTGATGATCGCGAGCGTGCTCGCCGCCGACATGGAGGAGACGCGCGTCGCCGGCATGACGGCGACGTTGCTGTCGCTCGGCGGCCGCGCCGCGATGGAGCTCGGCCGCAGCCATCTGCAGGAGGTCATCATCCGCGGTGAGTCCGGCTATGCGGTGCTAGTCAGCGCCGGCCGCGGCGCGCTGCTGCTCGCGCTGACCAACGAGAATAGCAAGCTGGGCCTGACCTTCTTCGACATGCGCGAGGCCGTCCGGTCGCTGCAGAAGGTGCTGTAG
- a CDS encoding MBL fold metallo-hydrolase, with the protein MANTVLYDDGVHKNILLEDFSAGDLAVQANQHLIIHDRVGMLLDPGGHKVYSKVLGETFSELSGGRLKYLFLSHQDPDIVAAINGWLMTTDADAYISSLWTRFVPHFGFDHIVADRLKPIPDEGMVFDLAACKLYALPAHFLHSEGNFQLYDPISKILYSGDLGASIGVDYIVTRDFKAHIRFMEGFHRRYMVSNRVMKAWADMVRPLDIEIIAPQHGALFPDQAMSRQFIEWCAGLECGIDLITPLFKVPVFKVPAG; encoded by the coding sequence ATGGCCAATACCGTCCTCTATGATGACGGCGTTCACAAGAACATTCTGCTGGAGGATTTCAGCGCCGGCGATCTCGCCGTGCAGGCGAACCAGCATCTGATCATCCATGACCGCGTCGGCATGCTGCTCGATCCCGGCGGCCACAAGGTCTACTCCAAGGTGCTGGGCGAGACCTTCAGCGAGCTCTCGGGCGGCCGCCTGAAATATCTGTTCCTGTCGCATCAGGACCCCGACATCGTCGCGGCCATCAATGGCTGGCTGATGACCACCGATGCCGACGCCTACATCTCCTCGCTGTGGACGCGCTTCGTGCCGCATTTCGGCTTCGACCACATCGTCGCCGACCGGCTGAAGCCGATCCCCGACGAAGGCATGGTGTTCGATCTCGCCGCCTGCAAGCTCTATGCGCTGCCCGCGCACTTCCTGCACAGCGAGGGCAATTTCCAGCTTTACGATCCGATCTCGAAGATCCTCTACAGCGGCGATCTCGGCGCCTCGATCGGCGTCGACTACATCGTGACGCGCGACTTCAAGGCGCATATCCGCTTCATGGAGGGCTTCCACCGCCGCTACATGGTGTCGAACCGCGTCATGAAGGCGTGGGCGGACATGGTTCGGCCGCTTGATATCGAGATCATCGCCCCGCAACACGGCGCGTTGTTTCCGGACCAGGCGATGTCACGCCAGTTCATCGAGTGGTGCGCAGGCCTCGAATGCGGCATCGATCTGATCACGCCCTTGTTCAAGGTGCCGGTGTTCAAGGTGCCGGCAGGCTGA
- a CDS encoding OmpA family protein, producing the protein MLAPSPNIVSSPPAPRADASIVAGEDAPTWLAAAFAIAGTLVAVMSAALWQQAAAAPDTVAAAAVPQTMITQPAPKPSDTPVPLPALITAPPMPLPSAIPIEPPAPPVSTARTEPQSAAKAPAECFAPLAIAFERGSTRPHPGDMKRAQAVLQKALARHGDATILIEGHADASGSEDLNVLLSYSRAKAVAELLKKDGISPRMSVSAAGAGLARGDSQAAANDRKAVLRIAGVDDCDHLTEAKRP; encoded by the coding sequence ATGCTGGCGCCCTCCCCCAACATCGTGTCTTCTCCGCCTGCGCCGCGGGCCGATGCGTCTATCGTCGCCGGTGAAGATGCGCCAACCTGGCTCGCGGCCGCCTTTGCCATCGCGGGGACGCTGGTCGCGGTCATGTCGGCCGCGCTCTGGCAACAGGCAGCGGCTGCCCCGGACACCGTGGCCGCAGCCGCCGTGCCGCAGACGATGATCACCCAGCCAGCGCCGAAGCCGTCGGACACGCCGGTGCCTCTTCCCGCACTGATCACGGCTCCTCCGATGCCCTTGCCCTCGGCGATCCCGATCGAGCCGCCTGCTCCGCCCGTCTCAACGGCCCGCACCGAGCCCCAGAGCGCCGCGAAGGCGCCCGCCGAATGCTTCGCACCGCTGGCGATCGCGTTCGAGCGCGGCAGCACGCGCCCCCATCCGGGCGACATGAAGCGCGCACAGGCGGTGCTGCAAAAGGCGCTCGCGCGCCATGGCGATGCGACCATCCTGATCGAGGGACACGCCGATGCCAGCGGCAGCGAGGACCTCAACGTGCTCTTGAGCTACTCGCGCGCCAAGGCCGTCGCGGAGCTCTTGAAGAAGGACGGCATTTCACCGCGGATGTCGGTGAGCGCAGCCGGCGCGGGCCTTGCGCGCGGCGACTCCCAGGCGGCCGCGAACGATCGCAAGGCTGTTCTGCGCATTGCCGGCGTCGACGATTGCGATCACCTCACGGAAGCGAAGCGACCATGA